The Saccharomonospora cyanea NA-134 genome includes a region encoding these proteins:
- a CDS encoding IspD/TarI family cytidylyltransferase produces the protein MAGGLRSPGAAGVVLASGAGTRVGAATNKVYLPLAGRSVVSWSLDAFARAEGVDVVVLVTRPVDRDLVECVLRDELPGTPVEVVHGGRSRQESELFALRHLKSRIESGAVDTVLLHDGARPLVSTALIAEVLRVAREHGGALPGLRADDIVALGDGSGETVTGAGHETLVRAQTPQGFRAAPLLAAYERAEAEGFAGTDTASCMERFSELPVRWVPGEERNIKVTYPHDLVIADRVLSEGS, from the coding sequence ATGGCGGGTGGGCTGAGATCACCGGGGGCGGCCGGGGTCGTGCTGGCGAGTGGTGCGGGCACACGCGTGGGAGCGGCGACCAACAAGGTCTACCTGCCGCTAGCCGGTCGCAGCGTCGTGTCCTGGTCGCTCGACGCCTTCGCGCGGGCGGAGGGTGTCGACGTCGTCGTGCTGGTCACCAGGCCCGTGGACCGCGACCTGGTCGAGTGCGTGCTGCGCGACGAGCTGCCCGGAACACCCGTGGAGGTCGTCCACGGTGGACGGAGTAGGCAGGAGTCCGAACTGTTCGCGTTGCGACACCTGAAGAGCCGTATCGAGTCGGGTGCGGTCGACACCGTGCTGTTGCACGACGGCGCGCGCCCGCTGGTGAGCACAGCGCTCATCGCGGAGGTGCTGCGGGTGGCGCGGGAACACGGGGGTGCTCTCCCCGGACTCCGGGCCGACGACATCGTGGCGCTCGGCGACGGTAGCGGTGAGACCGTCACCGGGGCGGGGCACGAGACGTTGGTGCGCGCGCAGACCCCGCAGGGGTTCCGGGCGGCACCGCTGCTGGCGGCCTACGAGCGGGCCGAGGCCGAGGGGTTCGCCGGGACGGACACGGCCTCGTGCATGGAGCGGTTCTCCGAGCTCCCGGTGCGCTGGGTGCCGGGGGAGGAACGCAACATCAAGGTCACCTACCCGCACGATCTGGTGATCGCCGATCGGGTGCTCTCCGAGGGATCGTGA